The Candidatus Baltobacteraceae bacterium genome includes a region encoding these proteins:
- a CDS encoding deoxyribonuclease IV, which produces MRLGVHVRVSGGYAAAIDYAKRVGCTALQIFSSNPRSYRTSAPDRPSLEAFKTLRIAAGIDPCVIHTPYLINLASEDPKICEGSLRLLKHDIEVAGIAGIRYVNTHLGSYGKRDRSEGFAAACRLLEAALEGIPPNVYLVMENSAGAGTLCGGTLEELGRFVKTLDHPQLGVCLDTAHAWAAGYEINSQRGVDAFIDEAAEAIGLDRLHMFHFNDTEIPLGGNRDRHHHIGEGLIGFEGFRALATRTELREKTAILETPGEEADDLRNMETIKAIFTGAGAPV; this is translated from the coding sequence ATGCGGCTCGGCGTGCACGTGCGCGTTTCCGGCGGCTATGCTGCCGCAATCGACTACGCCAAACGCGTTGGCTGTACGGCGCTGCAGATTTTCTCGAGCAACCCGCGCAGTTACCGCACCTCGGCGCCGGATCGCCCGTCGCTCGAAGCGTTCAAAACGCTGCGAATCGCCGCGGGCATCGATCCGTGCGTCATCCACACGCCCTATCTGATCAACCTCGCGAGCGAAGATCCAAAAATCTGCGAGGGGTCGCTGCGATTGCTCAAACACGATATCGAAGTTGCCGGGATCGCCGGCATTCGCTACGTCAACACCCATCTCGGATCGTACGGCAAGCGCGATCGCAGCGAGGGATTCGCCGCCGCTTGCCGGCTGCTCGAAGCCGCGCTCGAGGGCATTCCTCCGAACGTCTATCTCGTGATGGAAAACTCCGCCGGTGCGGGCACGCTCTGCGGCGGCACGCTCGAAGAGTTGGGCCGATTCGTTAAAACGCTCGATCACCCGCAACTCGGCGTATGTCTCGACACGGCCCACGCGTGGGCGGCGGGATACGAAATTAACTCGCAGCGCGGCGTCGACGCCTTCATCGACGAAGCCGCCGAAGCGATCGGGCTCGACCGGCTCCACATGTTTCACTTTAACGACACGGAGATTCCGCTCGGCGGAAATCGCGACCGCCATCACCACATCGGCGAAGGCCTCATCGGTTTCGAGGGATTTCGCGCGCTCGCAACCCGCACCGAACTGCGCGAAAAAACCGCGATTCTCGAAACCCCAGGCGAAGAAGCCGACGACCTGCGCAACATGGAAACCATCAAAGCCATCTTCACCGGAGCCGGCGCCCCCGTGTAA
- the scpB gene encoding SMC-Scp complex subunit ScpB codes for MQITETQEQHETEETVLRLQRPIEALLFVASESLTIKQLAKLTHATEVEIATTLQRIELEYADRGIVLREIAGGYRFASAPLAREAVEAYLLPPKSNLSTPALETLAIVAYMQPVTKSEIEAIRGVASDSVVSTLLDRVLLAEAGRKDVVGRPMLYKTTPEFLESFGLRSLDDLPEMELEQGQPLELDLLTANITANVPADSDAPPTETAEEPTSQQ; via the coding sequence GTGCAGATAACCGAAACGCAAGAGCAGCATGAGACCGAAGAGACCGTGCTGCGGCTGCAGCGCCCCATCGAGGCTCTGCTCTTCGTCGCGAGCGAGTCGCTCACGATCAAACAACTCGCCAAACTGACGCACGCGACCGAAGTCGAGATCGCGACGACCCTGCAGCGCATCGAATTGGAGTACGCGGATCGCGGCATCGTGCTGCGCGAGATCGCGGGCGGCTACCGTTTCGCTAGCGCTCCGCTCGCGCGCGAGGCGGTCGAGGCGTACTTGCTGCCCCCGAAAAGCAATCTCTCGACGCCCGCGCTCGAAACGCTCGCGATCGTCGCGTACATGCAGCCCGTTACCAAGAGCGAGATCGAAGCGATTCGCGGAGTGGCCTCCGATAGCGTGGTCTCGACGCTGCTCGATCGGGTCTTGCTTGCCGAAGCCGGCCGCAAAGACGTGGTCGGCCGCCCGATGCTCTACAAGACGACGCCGGAGTTTCTCGAGTCCTTCGGACTGCGCTCGCTCGACGATCTCCCCGAAATGGAACTCGAACAAGGGCAGCCCCTCGAACTCGACCTGCTGACGGCGAACATTACGGCGAACGTTCCGGCCGATTCCGACGCCCCCCCTACCGAGACGGCGGAAGAACCAACGAGCCAGCAATGA
- a CDS encoding segregation/condensation protein A: MSTTGVIAQTQPALPDADAGKLRISFEIFDGPLDLLLHLVKERELDIATVPLATVAAQYLSYISMMEELDVEVAAEYLVIAATLLFLKSKALLPPIPSEFQEDDDESPEQVEERLRQRLIAYSKYREVGQELRNRQLEAASFYYRDAGDPIGEMHQRYRIEPDKLTKAFLAMLRAARPEKRTIARERVSLMASMDYIMRHVREHGEALFSEICKELGMSRESIIVTFLAILELIRRHRVGYEQPDLFDDIRLFPITAAAAAGT, from the coding sequence TTGAGCACCACCGGGGTAATCGCGCAGACGCAGCCGGCTTTGCCGGATGCGGACGCGGGCAAGCTGCGCATTTCGTTTGAGATCTTCGACGGCCCGCTCGATCTGCTGCTGCATTTGGTCAAGGAGCGCGAGCTCGACATCGCGACCGTGCCGCTCGCGACCGTTGCGGCGCAATATCTCTCGTACATCTCGATGATGGAAGAGCTCGACGTCGAGGTTGCTGCCGAGTATCTAGTCATTGCCGCGACGCTGCTCTTTCTCAAGTCGAAGGCGCTGCTGCCGCCGATACCGAGCGAATTCCAAGAGGACGATGACGAATCGCCCGAACAGGTCGAAGAGCGCCTGCGCCAGCGGCTCATCGCCTATTCGAAGTATCGCGAAGTCGGTCAGGAACTGCGCAACCGGCAGTTGGAAGCCGCATCGTTCTACTATCGCGACGCGGGCGATCCGATCGGCGAGATGCATCAACGCTATCGCATCGAACCGGATAAGCTGACGAAAGCCTTTCTGGCGATGTTGCGCGCCGCGCGCCCGGAGAAACGTACGATCGCGCGCGAGCGGGTTTCGCTAATGGCTTCCATGGACTACATCATGCGCCACGTTCGCGAACACGGCGAGGCGCTCTTCAGCGAGATCTGCAAAGAGCTTGGGATGTCGCGCGAATCGATCATCGTGACGTTTCTAGCGATTCTCGAACTGATTCGGCGGCATCGCGTCGGTTACGAGCAGCCCGACCTGTTCGACGACATCCGCCTTTTCCCGATCACCGCCGCCGCCGCCGCTGGGACGTAA
- a CDS encoding NUDIX hydrolase has translation MRIKYEVSAGGLVLRRRESSYDALLIGRGSPRIWTLPKGHLEARESHEQAALREVREETGCWAELITKLNDISYWFYIGRAKHKKSVTFYLMRYLSGDTANHDHEVDEARWFDIAAAKRALKYVNEKRLIDMALDALVANPAAFGDVPLVARTADQRSS, from the coding sequence ATGCGGATCAAATACGAGGTTTCGGCCGGAGGACTCGTCCTTCGCCGACGCGAGTCGTCCTACGACGCGCTGCTTATCGGGCGGGGTTCGCCGCGTATTTGGACGTTGCCGAAGGGGCATCTCGAGGCGCGCGAATCGCACGAACAGGCGGCACTGCGCGAGGTCCGCGAGGAGACCGGTTGCTGGGCCGAGCTCATCACCAAGCTCAACGACATCTCGTACTGGTTTTACATCGGTCGCGCGAAGCATAAGAAATCGGTCACCTTCTACTTGATGCGCTATCTCTCGGGCGACACCGCTAACCACGACCACGAAGTCGACGAGGCACGCTGGTTCGACATCGCAGCTGCGAAGCGAGCGCTGAAATACGTCAACGAGAAACGCCTGATCGACATGGCGCTCGACGCGCTGGTCGCGAATCCCGCGGCCTTCGGCGACGTGCCGCTCGTCGCGAGAACGGCGGACCAGAGAAGCTCTTGA
- the gcvPB gene encoding aminomethyl-transferring glycine dehydrogenase subunit GcvPB codes for MSRLASDHTATPVIFELGQEGRANAYVDPGDPLSDFLPANLLRDELPLPDNSELDVVRHFTRLSQRTFGIDLGFYPLGSCTMKYNPRVNDAMANLPGLRDLHPWTPDELAQGALQIMWELEHSLCSLFGMAAFSLNPAAGAHAELAALLIAKKYFRERGEIARDKVIVPDTAHGTNPASAAMCGFKVISLKSDERGRVSVDELKKAIGPDTAVCMMTNPNTLGLFEDHIREIAQAVHAVGGLMYYDGANANALMGNARPGDMGFDLMHLNLHKTFTIPHGGGGAGHGPVGVAKHLVEYLPTPYVVAAKRSNGDPKTAPSDQLAFRLDFDRPKSIGPMRSFWSNFAHAVRALAYIYANGAEGLTKVSQLAVLNANYIRVNVRDFLETPYDEICRHEFVASAQELKKATGVKALDIAKALLDRGFMAPTMYFPLIVPECLMIEPTETESKETLDQFISALREIVEEAKTNPQSILDAPINTVVGRLDETRAARQPDLRWEASS; via the coding sequence ATGTCCCGGCTCGCGTCTGATCACACCGCCACTCCGGTCATTTTCGAACTCGGCCAGGAAGGGCGCGCGAATGCCTACGTCGATCCCGGCGATCCGCTGAGCGATTTTCTGCCGGCGAATCTGCTGCGCGACGAGTTGCCGCTTCCCGATAATAGCGAGTTGGACGTCGTGCGGCATTTTACGCGACTCTCGCAGCGCACGTTCGGCATCGATCTAGGCTTCTATCCGCTCGGGTCGTGCACGATGAAGTACAATCCGCGCGTCAACGACGCGATGGCGAACCTGCCGGGGCTGCGCGACCTGCACCCGTGGACGCCCGACGAACTGGCGCAGGGTGCGCTGCAGATCATGTGGGAGCTCGAACACAGTCTGTGCTCGCTCTTCGGCATGGCGGCGTTTTCGCTCAATCCCGCAGCCGGCGCGCACGCGGAGCTCGCGGCGCTGCTCATCGCGAAGAAGTACTTTAGAGAGCGCGGCGAGATCGCGCGCGATAAGGTGATCGTCCCCGACACCGCGCACGGTACCAACCCGGCCTCGGCGGCGATGTGCGGATTCAAAGTGATCTCGCTAAAGAGCGACGAGCGCGGGCGCGTGAGCGTCGACGAGTTGAAGAAGGCCATCGGTCCGGACACCGCGGTCTGCATGATGACTAATCCGAACACGCTCGGACTTTTTGAAGACCACATTCGCGAGATCGCGCAGGCGGTTCACGCGGTCGGCGGCTTGATGTACTACGACGGAGCGAATGCCAACGCGCTCATGGGTAACGCGCGCCCCGGCGACATGGGCTTCGACCTCATGCATCTCAATCTGCACAAAACGTTTACCATCCCGCACGGCGGCGGTGGGGCCGGGCACGGTCCGGTCGGCGTCGCCAAGCATCTCGTCGAGTATCTGCCGACGCCCTACGTGGTAGCCGCCAAGCGATCCAACGGCGACCCCAAGACGGCGCCGAGCGACCAACTCGCCTTCCGGCTCGACTTCGATCGGCCTAAGTCGATCGGTCCGATGCGTTCTTTTTGGTCGAACTTCGCCCACGCGGTTCGCGCGCTCGCCTACATTTACGCAAACGGCGCCGAAGGCCTCACCAAAGTCTCGCAGCTCGCAGTGCTCAACGCGAACTACATCCGCGTGAACGTCCGCGACTTCTTGGAGACCCCTTACGACGAGATTTGCCGGCACGAGTTCGTCGCCTCGGCGCAAGAACTCAAGAAGGCGACCGGCGTCAAGGCACTCGACATCGCTAAGGCGCTGCTCGACCGGGGCTTCATGGCACCGACGATGTACTTCCCCCTCATCGTGCCCGAATGTCTGATGATCGAGCCGACCGAGACCGAGTCCAAGGAGACGCTCGACCAGTTCATTAGCGCCTTGCGGGAGATCGTTGAAGAGGCCAAGACCAACCCGCAGTCGATCCTCGACGCCCCGATCAATACGGTCGTCGGCCGCCTCGACGAGACCCGGGCAGCCCGCCAGCCGGACCTCCGCTGGGAAGCCTCGTCCTAG